The sequence below is a genomic window from bacterium 336/3.
GCTTATGTCAGAAGTAAAGAATGTGACTAAATTTTTAGCTTGTTCCTCATCTGTAGCATTGATTTCCACTAAATAAGACTTTGTAAGTGTTATGACAAATTTTTGCATAAAAATTTACTATTTATCTCTATATTTTATACTTGATTACAATCATAAAACATGAAGTAAACAATTTTCGGCTACCTCGTTTCTAATAATTTATTTACCCCTTTGGTTGTTTTTTAGGTGATTTGGCTTTGCCAGACCATGTATTGTAATCTTCTTTGTTTTTGGCTCTATGTTGTTGGGCATCAAAGCGTTTGTATTTTAAGCCATCTTCAGTACGATAGTTTTTTCTAAACATTCTTCTATACCAAGGCATTCCTGAAACAACTTTCAGGTTTTTCTCTTTGATAGCTTCTTCTCTGGTTACAGGTCTTCCATCTCCTCTTTCGCCACCAAAGTAATGTGAGTGGTCTTGGATGGTTTTGCAACCTATCACTTTGCATTTTTTTACACAACTACTGGTAGCTATCAACAAAAAAAATCCTAAAAACAAAAATATACGCATGATTATTTCAATTATCAATGAAAAACTATCAATAAGTTATAAGCTCTTTAGAATTAAAAAACTCATACTTTACTCCTTATAACTTATCACTCCTTACAGCCATTTAAACACTTGTTGCAATAAACCTAGTTTACCTTTGTAAGGAGGATAACGCAAAGGAATATCTAACCAAAATGGTTTTTTAAGCACTGCTTTATAATGAGTAAAATTGTCAAAACTATACTTACCATGATAACCTCCCATTCCACTATTGCCCACTCCACCAAAAGGCAGATGAGAATTAGCTAAATGAACAACTGTATCGTTGATACAAGCTCCACCAAACGAGACATTTTCAAGCACTTTTTCTTGCTTTGCATCACTTTTTCCAAAATAATAACAAGCCAAAGGCTTTTCTTTGTATTTCAAATCTTCAATTACTTTATCCAAATCAGAAAATTCTAAAATAGGCAGAATAGGTCCAAAAATCTCCTCTTGCATGATGGCATCGTCCCAAGTAACATTGTCTAGAAGTGTTGGAGCTATATACAATTCTTTTTCGTCTGTTTCACCACCTTTCACCACCACACCATTATCCAAATATTTTTTGAGGCGTTCAAAATGGCGTTGACTGATGATACGAGGAAAATCTTCACTTTGTTGTGGATTTTCGCCATAAAATTCTGTAACACAAGCACTCATTTTATTAATGAGCAGGCTTCTAATACTTTTATGAGCCAATACATAGTCAGGAGCTACACATGTTTGTCCACCATTCAAAAACTTACCCCAAACAATGCGTTTGGCTGTTACATCCAAATCTGCATCTTCATCCACAATACAAGGGCTTTTTCCACCCAACTCAAGTGTAACAGGGGTAATATACTCAGCAGCAGCTTTAGCCACAATTTTACCTACAGTTGTACTTCCTGTAAAAAATATTTTGTCAAAACGTTCTTTTAGAAGAGCTTGTGTTTCTTCTACCCCTCCTTCTACTACACCTACATAGTTCTCTTCAAATACTTCTTGCATTATTACCTTGATAACATGTGATGTATGAGGTGGAAGTTCTGAAGGTTTGATAACCACTGTATTTCCAGCAGCAATTGCTCCTATAGCAGGAAGCACTGTAAGCTGAAAAGGGTAGTTCCATGCACCTATTACAAGGACTGTGCCATATGGCTCTGGATATAAGTAATTTGTTGAAGGAAAATTAAGTATTGAACCTCGTGTAGATTTTGGACGAGCCCAATCTTTCAGATTGTCTTTCATCACCTTGATTTCATCAATTACCAAAGCCACTTCAGACACAAAAGACTCAAAGTTTGACTTCCTGAAATCTTTATAAAGAGCTTCAAAAATATCTTCTTTGTGGCGTTCTATGGAACGTTGTAGTAAACTCAGTTTTTCCAAACGATAAGCTACATCTTTAGTTTTATGTGTCTTGAAAAAAGATTTTTGACGAGCAATTAAATCAGCGATGGGATTTACAACCACATTTTTTTCTACAAGAACTTCCATAATTTTTGTATATTTAGGAATGGATAATCTAACAAATTTGCATATTTTTTTTAATCAAAACCAAATATTTGCTTTTTTTGTTCGTAATTAAACTATAAGGTTCAAAATTTGCTGATACTATATTATCAGAAAAAGGTGTTTTTTTGCGTTATGATAATACGATTGGTACAATTTAATTTCTATAACTATGTATAAAAAGACTTGGCTCGTTGCAATGATGCTAATTTTGTCTATGGTAGGACAAAAAGCATGGGCAAATTATATTCTCATTTCAATGGATAAAGCCCAAAAAAATCATTTAAAAGCCTATGGTATAGCCTATTGGGTGCTTTCTAAAATTGGTCAAGAAGTAGATTGGCTTTTAAACTACAAAGGGGGCAGTTTTGGAACAAAATACGTTCAGAAAATAGAAAATGAGCTGGTTGTGAGGGGTATAAGCTATACTGTCATTTCTGATGCTCAATACAACCAAGTACTTGCTGAAATTGGTAGTCCTTCAGCTAATATGGATATTGTAAAGCTCGAAAAAGCTCCTAAAGTGGCTGTTTACTCACCCAAAACCAAGCAACCTTGGGATGATGCTGTTACACTTGTACTTACATACGCTGAAATACCTTATGACTTGATTTATGATGATGAAATCATGCAGAATAAACTCATAGAATATGATTGGTTGCACTTACATCATGAAGATTTTACAGGGCAACAAGGTAAATTTTATGCTCAAGCCCGTAATCAAGCGTGGTACATTCAAGAAAGAAAGGAACTGGAAAATATGGCAAAAAAATGGGGATTTTCTAAAGTTTCTCAACTTAAACTCAATATAGTAAAGAAAATCAGAGACTTTTGTTTTGGAGGTGGATTCATGTTTGCTATGTGTTCAGCTACAGATACTTTTGATATTGCCATGGCAGCTGAAGGCGTTGATATTTGTGAAAGTATGTATGATGGTGATGGTGCTGACCCGCAAGCTCAACAAAAATTAAATTTTAAAAATACTCTTGCTTTCAAAGATTTTCATTTAGAACGTAATCCGTATGTATATGAGTACTCAGATGTTGATAATCAACAACATGAGAGAGGTGTAAACGAAAAAACAGATTTCTTCCAATTATTTACTTTTTCTGCCAAGTGGGACCCTATCCCAACCATGCTTACCCAAAATCATGAAAATTTAGTAAAGGGTTTTATGGGACAGACAACAGCGTTCAAAAAGAGAACGATTAAATCTGAAGTACTTGTGCTGGCAGAAACCAAACAGTGTAATGAAGCTCGTTATATGCATGGTACCTATGGAAATGGGACATGGACTTTCTATGGTGGACATGATCCTGAAGATTATCAGCATTTTGTAGGAGAAGAACCAACAGATTTGAATTTACACCCCAATTCACCTGGTTATCGACTTATTTTAAATAATGTACTTTTCCCTGCTGCTAAAAAGAAAAAACAAAAGACATAATATTTAAAGATATAAGAAATGAGAAAAAAGACATCAGAATAATCAAATCTGATGTCTAATGTTTTTTGTATAATATCCTTCACCATATGCCCGAAATTTTACAGTATTTTATTGTTTTTATTGCAAGTATTCTTGCTGGTTTTATCAATACTCTTGCAGGAAGTGGTAGCTTGATTATGCTTCCTTTACTGATGTGGGTAGGTTTGCCCCCTATAGTTGCCAATGGGACAAATCGTATCGCTGTGGTGTTTCAGAGTGCAACAGGACTTGCCACTTTTCTCAAAAAATCATCTATACGCCTCGAAAATCCTTTTTGGATAGTTGCTCCTTCCCTACTTGGAGCTTTGTTGGGAGCTTACCAAGCCACCCAAGTAAGTGATAAGTTTTTTAAAGATTTCTTAGGCATTTTAATGATTGTAATGCTTTTTTTGATTCTTTTAAAACCTGAAAAATGGCTCAAAGAAAAACTTCAGAATCCTGAGGCAGACAAAAAATGGTACAATTTACTTGGACTTTTCTTTGTGGGTGTGTATGGAGGATTTGTACAAGCTGGTGTAGGAATTTTTTTGCTTGTAGTACTCGTGATGGGTATGGAGAAACCTATGAAAATGGCCAATGCCTACAAACTCATTATTGTAGCTTTGTATGCTTTGCCTGTACTGATTGTGTTTCTGTGGAGTGGGCAAGCCAATTGGAAATGGGGACTTTTTACAGCTGTCGGGCAAGCTACAGGGGCATACATTGCTGCTAATTTTGCAGCCAAACACCCAAAAGCCGATCGTTGGACATATTATTTACTTATTGTGATTATTGTTATTTCAATAGTATATTTTTATTGGGATAAGTTCAATTTGAATACTTAAATTATATATTATCACTTTTTAAAGTGAGGTTTTTCATCGATTTTATTTCATTGGGCATGTTTTTGATTGGATTCCCACAAACATTTAAATATATAAGATTAGGCAGATTGGCTATTTCTTTGGGTAGAGTTTCCAACAAATTATTTTCTAAATCTAGTATTTTGAGATTTTTGAGATTCCCAATTTCTGGTGGTAAATTTTCTAGTCGATTTTTGGTTACTTGTAAAGTACTTATTTGTTTTAAACTACCTATTTCTGGAGGCAACTCTTCTATCTGATTTCCTGTCAGATTCATATTTTCTAAGTTTTCGCAATTTCCTATTTCAGAAGGTAGCTTCTTTATTTGATTGATAGTTGCAGTTAGGTAACGAAGTTTTTTGAGTTTTCCAATTTCTTGTGGTAAACTTTTTAGTTGATTGTTATATACACTCAATTCTTCTAAATTTTTCATTTCTCCTATTTCTTGTGGCAATGTTTTTAGCATATTACCACTGATATCTAAATAGCTCAAATTAGGCAGCAAAGCCAATTCTGTAGGAAAATCTGTAATTCTATTAAGAAATAAATTTAATTCTTTTATTTCAAATAAAGAGCGTTCAAACAACCAATTTTTATACTTTAAAAGACAACTCCTTACTTGCTGGTATGACTTAACTGAAGCTCCAAAATAATCTATAAATTCATGCTCATAGTTTTCAGCTAATAGCCATCCCAATTCAAGATTTGCTTCATTATTGCTTTCTATTAAATCAATGATATTTTTAAATTCAGGTGTCATGTTAAATGTTCAGTTTGTTATCTTCTACAAACGTTCCATACAAATTATTGAGTACTTTATCTATCATAATATTTTCATAACTTTCTCCAACATAAATCTTTTTAAGATGTTTTAACTCTCCTGAAAGTGTCTGAATAGGATTACCTTCTAGATACAATATTTCTAATTTTTGTAATTTATCCATTTTTTCAGGTAAATTCTCTATCAAATTCCCGTCTAAACGTATTTTTTTGAGTTTTTTTAGCTTTACAATGGTTTCAGGCAACTTCTTAAACTTATTATGACACAATGATAAAGTTTCTAAGTTATTGAGATTCCCGATTTCTGGTGGTAATTCTCGTAAAGGAAGATTTTGTTGAATATCCAAATCTTCCAATTTCTTTAAATTAAATAACTCAATAGGTAATTTTTCGAGCTTATTTCGCATTAGGGAAAGCTTTTCTAATTTTTTGAGTTTTCCAATTTCTGGTGGTAAACATGATAACTCATTGTTACTAAG
It includes:
- a CDS encoding aldehyde dehydrogenase — its product is MEVLVEKNVVVNPIADLIARQKSFFKTHKTKDVAYRLEKLSLLQRSIERHKEDIFEALYKDFRKSNFESFVSEVALVIDEIKVMKDNLKDWARPKSTRGSILNFPSTNYLYPEPYGTVLVIGAWNYPFQLTVLPAIGAIAAGNTVVIKPSELPPHTSHVIKVIMQEVFEENYVGVVEGGVEETQALLKERFDKIFFTGSTTVGKIVAKAAAEYITPVTLELGGKSPCIVDEDADLDVTAKRIVWGKFLNGGQTCVAPDYVLAHKSIRSLLINKMSACVTEFYGENPQQSEDFPRIISQRHFERLKKYLDNGVVVKGGETDEKELYIAPTLLDNVTWDDAIMQEEIFGPILPILEFSDLDKVIEDLKYKEKPLACYYFGKSDAKQEKVLENVSFGGACINDTVVHLANSHLPFGGVGNSGMGGYHGKYSFDNFTHYKAVLKKPFWLDIPLRYPPYKGKLGLLQQVFKWL
- a CDS encoding asparagine synthetase B, whose protein sequence is MYKKTWLVAMMLILSMVGQKAWANYILISMDKAQKNHLKAYGIAYWVLSKIGQEVDWLLNYKGGSFGTKYVQKIENELVVRGISYTVISDAQYNQVLAEIGSPSANMDIVKLEKAPKVAVYSPKTKQPWDDAVTLVLTYAEIPYDLIYDDEIMQNKLIEYDWLHLHHEDFTGQQGKFYAQARNQAWYIQERKELENMAKKWGFSKVSQLKLNIVKKIRDFCFGGGFMFAMCSATDTFDIAMAAEGVDICESMYDGDGADPQAQQKLNFKNTLAFKDFHLERNPYVYEYSDVDNQQHERGVNEKTDFFQLFTFSAKWDPIPTMLTQNHENLVKGFMGQTTAFKKRTIKSEVLVLAETKQCNEARYMHGTYGNGTWTFYGGHDPEDYQHFVGEEPTDLNLHPNSPGYRLILNNVLFPAAKKKKQKT